One genomic segment of Helianthus annuus cultivar XRQ/B chromosome 14, HanXRQr2.0-SUNRISE, whole genome shotgun sequence includes these proteins:
- the LOC110890685 gene encoding zinc finger A20 and AN1 domain-containing stress-associated protein 5: protein MAEEQNWEETNNHTPCANNCGFFGSPTTLNLCSKCYKDHCVKEQHMSTAKIAVEKSFSQPQHQIESSSSSSSSLATALAPVSTDSVVAEGAVKSQPRNRCGSCKRRVGLTGFTCRCGTTFCGTHRYPEQHACTFDFKTMGKEAIAKANPVVKGVKLEKI from the coding sequence ATGGCGGAGGAACAGAACTGGGAagaaacaaacaatcacacaccgTGTGCGAATAATTGCGGGTTCTTCGGGAGCCCAACAACGCTCAACCTCTGTTCCAAGTGCTACAAAGATCATTGTGTGAAAGAACAACATATGTCAACCGCAAAGATCGCCGTTGAGAAGAGCTTTTCTCAGCCGCAACACCAAatagaatcatcatcatcatcttcctctTCTCTGGCAACTGCACTTGCTCCTGTTTCAACTGATTCGGTGGTGGCGGAGGGGGCTGTGAAGTCGCAGCCGCGGAACAGGTGCGGGTCGTGCAAGCGGCGCGTGGGGCTCACGGGGTTTACGTGCAGGTGTGGCACCACGTTCTGTGGGACCCACAGGTACCCGGAGCAACACGCGTGCACCTTTGATTTTAAGACCATGGGGAAAGAGGCGATCGCTAAAGCGAATCCGGTGGTCAAAGGTGTAAAACTGGAGAAGATATGA
- the LOC110888533 gene encoding F-box/LRR-repeat/kelch-repeat protein At2g27520 yields the protein MANVYIGDDVLRSILARLPGKPLLRFRCASKHWNRLISDPYFMKSRSRRMVLFPLLKPLVAIDENVPVEDNTHSMVRIPPPLEPELVSELTIVGTFSGIVLLAIRRPPAIPCPYRFLMCDLILYNPLTRASKVVANMKQHSFIGHVLSDVFGFGHGENPHDLKIVRFDYMLRTKCYRWDVFDLKTSSWSKPQFTEREFYFWGDAGVFLNGFLYWVTSIQHCFNILALNVKEMGFLKIKLSHGLDPEMLLLGSIGGCLCTINKSTTGFDVWLMKQQCDENSWMKAHSFNFGLEGNRFYPICVLGNGKILMTCSSIQFVIYDTSKDSYKTLNALETLDHIDRMIFVCKGVYGTSQFKCGTTFCGTYKYLEQQACNFDIKTMGKEVIAKVKPVVKGVKLVKIRGDLSR from the exons ATGGCGAACGTCTATATAGGCGATGACGTCCTTCGCAGCATCCTTGCTCGACTTCCAGGAAAGCCTTTACTACGGTTCAGATGCGCGTCAAAGCATTGGAATCGTCTAATTTCAGACCCATATTTTATGAAGTCGAGATCACGTAGAATGGTCCTTTTCCCGTTACTAAAGCCTCTTGTTGCTATAGACGAAAACGTACCGGTAGAAGACAATACTCATTCCATGGTCAGAATACCTCCTCCTTTAGAACCAGAATTAGTATCAGAACTTACCATTGTTGGAACATTCAGTGGCATTGTGCTTTTGGCTATTAGGCGGCCTCCAGCTATTCCTTGTCCTTATAGGTTCCTTATGTGTGACTTGATCCTATACAATCCCTTAACACGTGCATCCAAGGTAGTTGCGAATATGAAACAACATTCtttcattggtcatgttttatCCGATGTGTTTGGATTTGGCCATGGTGAGAACCCACATGACTTAAAGATTGTTAGATTTGACTATATGCTCCGTACCAAATGTTACCGATGGGACGTCTTTGATCTTAAAACTAGTTCATGGAGCAAACCACAATTCACTGAACGGGAATTTTATTTTTGGGGTGATGCGGGTGTGTTTCTAAATGGCTTTTTGTATTGGGTAACTTCAATACAACACTGTTTCAACATCTTGGCCCTCAATGTTAAGGAGATGGGATTTTTGAAGATAAAACTTTCTCATGGACTCGACCCTGAAATGCTTCTTTTGGGATCCATAGGTGGATGCCTTTGCACGATTAACAAAAGTACTACTGGATTTGATGTGTGGTTGATGAAACAACAGTGTGATGAGAACTCGTGGATGAAAGCACATTCATTCAATTTCGGTTTGGAAGGTAACAGGTTCTACCCTATTTGTGTTTTGGGTAACGGAAAAATTCTTATGACATGTAGCTCAATCCAATTTGTTATCTATGACACGTCAAAAGATTCATATAAGACGCTCAACGCTTTGGAAACTCTTGATCATATCGACAGGATGATTTTTGTTTGCAAGGGGGTATACGGTACTTCTCAATTCAA GTGTGGAACAACGTTCTGTGGGACCTACAAATATCTGGAGCAACAAGCTTGCAACTTTGATATCAAGACCATGGGAAAGGAGGTGATCGCTAAAGTGAAACCAGTGGTCAAGGGTGTAAAACTGGTGAAGATAAGAGGGGATCTCAGTCGTTGA